In Pseudomonadota bacterium, the sequence CATGGAAACTACGCTCTTCCCTGGTTTCAGGACATCTACCCTGCCTTCGAGGATGCTTATCTTACCGGCCAGGACAGCATGAGACAGACCTGCAAAGGATAAAAAGACAAGAGAAATAATTGCAAGGGATATAATGAGATGAAACCGATGTAATGTGACGTAGAGATTCTTCTGCATTGGTAACTACCACTAACATTCAATGCTATTGAGAATTCTATTGTCCATTAAAAAAGCTGATTATTAAATTCCCAAATAAATAGCTATTTTGATATATTGCAAATATTTACAACTATGTCAAGCAAATTCCCACACAGCAAAAATAGTCTCGCGCTATCCCCTCTCAAACCTGTCCCTTTCGCTGAATATGCATCCACAGTATTGCTGCCTGTACATATTCAACCTTTTTGATTCCTCGACCCCCTCCTTCCAGCCCTTCCTGAAATCCTCATACAGGAACTCTATACCGTATGAGCCGGATAATTCTTCGCCGATAGCTTTTATATCATCATGCCGCTGGTATCTGCTGTAAAGAAGAGTGGTAGTAACCGCATCAAACCCCTCTCCAGCACCCTTCTGAAAGGTCTTCTCCAACCTCATTCTGTAGCAGAAAAGACACCTGTCTTTCCCGTATTCAAGGGCGCCCTTCAGGAAGGTTTCAAGATCGTAGCTTTTATCAACAGTGAGTGGAAGAAGAGAGATGCCGGCGTAATTTTTCAGCGTCTGCAGCCTTTTGAGAAATTCTGTGTAGGGATGGATGTTGGGGTTATAAAAATAACCTGACACCTCAGCGCCCTCAGCCCTCAGCCTTTTCAGCGTATATATGCTGCAGGGAGCGCAGCAGATATGTAACAGAACCTTTTTTGCGCTCCCTTCCATATAATGTGTGTTACTTCTTGTCTTTTATGGCTGCCCGGGCTGCGGCAAGTTTTGCAACTGTCACCCTGTAAGGCGAACAACTCACGTAGTCAAGGCCGATCCTGTGACAGAACTCCACTGAATTCGGCTCACCGCCGTGCTCACCGCATATGCCTATCTTCAGACCTTTTCTCGTCTTTCGCCCCCGTTCAACGGCCATCTTCATAAGTTCCCCGACGCCGTCCTCATCGATCCTCTGGAATGGGTCATAAGGAATAACATCATGCTCAATATAGTAACGCAGGAACTTTACGGCATCGTCCCTGCTCATGCCCATCGTGGTCTGTGTAAGGTCATTGGTGCCAAAGGAGAAAAACTCAGCCACCTTCGCAATCTCACCGGCAGCAACGACAGCTCTCGGTACTTCAATCATGGTACCCACCATGTAGTCTAACTTTACACCGCACTTTTCCATCACCTCTTTTGCCACCCTTTCGACAACCTCTTTCTGGAGGGCAAGTTCGCTTACATAGCCGACCAGAGGTATCATCACCTCGGGCTTCACATTGATGCCGGCCATCTTTACCTCACAGGCAGCCTCAAAAATAGCCCTCGCCTGCATCTCGGTGATCTCAGGGAATACGATACCAAGCCTGCAACCCCTATGCCCCAGCATCGGGTTTGCCTCATGGAGGCTCTGTATCTTCGCAACAAGGGTCTCATAGGGGGTCCCGCTCTTCTTTGCCAGCGTCTTTATCTCTTTTTCCGTGTGAGGCAGAAACTCATGGAGAGGCGGGTCAAGGGTCCGGATGGTGACGGGACGTCCGTTCATCACCTTGAAGAGGCCTATGAAGTCCTCCTTCTGCATGGGAAGAATCTTGTTGAGGGCCTTTTTTCTCCCTTCCAGGTCGTCGGCCACAATCATCTCCCTCACTGCGTCGATCCGCTCACCTTCGAAAAACATATGCTCCGTTCTGCAAAGGCCTATACCCTCGGCTCCGAAGGCAACGGCAATTTCGGCCTGCTTGGGCTCATCGGCATTTGTCCTTATGCCGAGTCTCCTGACACTGTCCGCCCATTTCATGAGCAGTTCAAAATCCTTATAAATGGGGGAATCCTTCGGCTTCAGTGTTTTGTCAACAAGAACTCTCAATATCTCGGAAGGTATCGTCTTTATCCGACCTGCAAAGACCTCGCCTGTTGTGCCGTCGATAGAGATGTAGTCGCCTTCCTTAATTGTTTTTCCTTTTGTCTTAATCGTCTTCTTCTTGTAATCGATATCGAGCTCACCGCACCCGGCAACGCACACTTTACCCATCTGTCTTGCCACCAGCGCAGCGTGACTGGATACACCGCCCGTGGATGTAAGGATGCCCTGGGCAGCATTCATGCCGCGGAGATCTTCAGGAGATGTCTCTATCCTTACAAGGATGACCTCCTCCCCGCGGCCTGCCCATGCCTCGGCGTCTTCAGCATTGAATACAACCTTTCCGGTGGCAGCCCCTGGACCGGCGTTTAAGCCTTTGGCCACCATATTCCCCGCCTTCAGGGCCTTCTCTGTATCTTTCGGATCAAAGATGGGCCGCATCAACTGGCTCAACTGGTCGGGTTTCACCCTCATGAGGGCCTCTTCTTTTGTGATCAAACCCTCCTTGACCATATCAATTGCAATCTTGAATTCAGCAAATGCCGTCCTCTTCCCGTTCCTCGTCTGGAGCATCCAGAGTTTCCCTTTCTGTATGGTAAATTCCACGTCCTGCATCTCCCGGTAATTCTTCTCAAGTCTTCCCCGAATTTCTATGAGTTGGTCATATATATCCGGCATAACCTCTTCAAGGGATTTGACAGACTTGTCTGTTTTCTGCTTTTTGTTAATCGGAAGGGGTGTCCGGATGCCTGAGACCACGTCTTCGCCCTGTGCGTTGAGGAGATACTCCCCATAGAACTCGTTCTCACCGGTTGCCGGACTTCTTGTGAAAGCTACACCTGTGCCGGAGCCCTCACCCATATTACCGAATACCATGCACTGGACATTTACCGCCGTGCCCCAGGTGTCGGGGATGCCGTTCAGTTCCCTGTATGCGATGGCCCTCTCCGTGTTCCATGATTTAAAGACTGCGCCGATGGCGCCCCACAACTGCTCCCAGGGGTCCTCAGGAAAATCGACTTTCAGTTTTGTCTTTATGAGCTTTTTGAAGCGTGCCACAAGATCCTTCAAGTCCTCCACCATTAATTCCGTATCGAACTTGACCTTTTTCTCTTTCTTCTTCGCTTCAATAACCTCTTCAAAGGGATCACGTTCGTCCTTGCTCTCCGGCTTGAGTCCGAGGACAACGTCTCCGTACATCTGCACGAACCTCCTGTAACAGTCGTAAGCAAAGCGCTCGTTTTTCGTAAGCTTGGCAAGGCCCTTTACCGTCTTATCATTTAAGCCCAGGTTAAGTACGGTATCCATCATGCCCGGCATGCTGACTCTTGCCCCGGAACGCACGGAAAAGAGGAGAGGATTTTTCTGATCACCGAAATCCATTTCCATAACCTTTTCGACCTTTTTCATATCCTCGACTACCTGTTCCCTGAGCCCGTCAGGAAAAGTCATCCCGTTCTGATAAAAATAGACACATGCCTCTGTAGTGATGGTAAAACCCGGTGGAACCGGTATGCCAAGATTGACCATATCGGCAAGGCCAGCGCCCTTACCGCCGACAAGGTTCCTCAGTTTCTCCCCTGCTTCTGCCTTCTTGCCGCCAAAGAAATACACATGTTTTGTCTTCGCCATCTGTTCCTCCTCACTCTATTCTGATTTTTGAAAAATCTCCATATGTTAAAAACATATCTTTTATCTTCTTCAGAAGTGCAAGTCTGTTATTCTTAATGGCCTCATCCTTGTCCATGACGAAGACCTTGTCGAAATAGTTGTCGATAGATTCTTTGAAACCCACGAGGACGGAGAGTGAATGATCGTATTTACGCTCATTCATAGAGGAGAAGAATGCCTCTTTCTTTGATTCATAGAGATTGAAGAGGGTTTTTTCTTCTTTTTCCTCAAGAAGTGAAGTATCTATAGCCAAGTCTTCAGTTAGGGACTTCGTAATATTATAAGCCCTCTTGAAACCGACCATGAGCTTTTTGAAATCCTCGATGGATTGCTGCGTTTCCAGGGTAATAAGTCTTACATAGCCGTCATAAATGTCCTGGGCGACACAAGGCAATACACTCTCCACAAATTCCTGGTTATGATTTTCTTCGATCATGGCAAATTTGAAACGGGTAATGAAAAAATCAAAGAGGGCATCTCTTGTTTCTTCAAAGGACAGTCTTTTTTGAATCCCGTCACCGCTGTCATATGCAATCTTTATCAATGCTTCCATGGGAATATGAAGCTTTTTGTCGATGGCAATTTTTATGATACCAAGGGCTTGTCTCCTCAGTGCAAAGGGGTCAAGATTTCCCGTTGGAGTGATCCCTACGGAGAAAAATGAAGTAAGGGAATCAATCTTATCGGCGATACTCACCAGCGCCCCCAGCGGTGACTGCGGAAGGGCGCCATTGCCACCGCTCGGCAAATAATGTTCTTCAATGGCACGGGCAACATTATCGTCCTCGCCCTGATTTTTTGCATATATCCTTCCCATGATACCCTGAAGCTCAGGAAACTCGCCTACCATATGGGTGAGGAGGTCCGCCTTCATCATCCTTGTTGCACGTTCTATATGTGCTGTGCCTTCAAAATTAAGTACAGCAGAGAGGTGGCGGGCTATTTTTGTTACCCTATCCGTCTTCTGTTTCAGGGTTCCAAGCTTTACATGGAAAACGATGGAAGAAAGCTTTTCGTATAAATCATAAAGTTTTACCTTTTTGTCTTCTTCGAAGAAAAAACGGGCGTCTGCAAGACGTGCCCTCAACACCTTTTCGTTCCCTTTTACAACATTCTTGTCTTCTGCAGGAATGGTATTTGCAAAAAATATGAAATACGGCATGAGATTTCCGTTTTTATCCTCAATTGGAATATACCGCTGATGGCTCTTCATAACATTGACAAGGACTTCTTTTGGTATGGCAAGGAACACCTCTTCAAAACTGCCCCTTAACGGGTAGGGGTACTCCGTAATGTATAATATCTCCTTAATCAGACTGTTATCCCTTATAGCCTGCCCGCCGGTTTCTTCTTCTATCCCGGCTATCCCCTTCAGGATTATGTCCATCCTCTCCTGTTCGTTCACAATAATATGGTTATTTTTTAATTTCTCAATATATTCTGAGGGATTGCCAATCCCGACAGGCCCCTTTGAAAGAAACCTGTGTCCATATGTAACGTTCCCGCTTTTCACATCTGCAACAATGAACTTAATGGGGGCTTCACCAAACAGGGCAAGGAGCCACTGAATGGGCCTTGCATATTCGAAGCTTTCGCTGCCCCACCGCATCCTCTTCTGGAATGGAATACGGGATATGGCATCCTGGAAAAGACCGGGGAGCATATCTTTTGTAGGCCTTCCTGTTTCCACCTTCTCAACGGTGATAAACTCAACTCCATCCTTTACACCTTTCTTAAGATCTTCTACATTAACACCCTGAGACCTGGCAAAACCCGTTGCCGCCTTTGTGGGGTTTCCCGATTCGTCAAATGCCCTGTTATAAGGGGGACCAAATTTTATAGTAACACTTTCTTCCTGCTTTTCGGCTACATCATAGACAAAAGCAGCCATCCTTCGCGGCGTAGCCAGGATCTCAATATTACCGTAGCTGACCCTGAGGTTATTAAACCCATCCTGCAATAATTTCAGGAGACCTTCCTTTTCGGGCTCAATAAACCGTGCAGGAATCTCCTCGGTACCGATTTCAAGTAAAAGGTCGCTCATGACACTCCTTTTATTAATGAAGAATTAAGAATTGTTTTTCAACAGTTGATTTCCCATTCTTAATTCTTAATTCTTCATTCTTTATTGCTTTTCAGCAGCGGGAACCCCATTTCTTCCCTTTTTTTTATGTAAAGCTCGGCACACATCTTTGCGAGATTTCTTACACGCCCGATATAGTTTGCGCGTTCGGTAACGCTTATGGCGCCCCTCGCATCGAGCAGGTTGAATACATGCGAGCATTTCAGACAGTAATCGTAGGAAGGAAAGATAAGTCCCCTGCCTTTGGCAAGCTTCTCACCCTCATGCTCGTACATATCAAAAAACTGTCTGAGCATGGCAGGATCGGATTCTTCAAAATTATACGTGGAATATTCCCTTTCCGGTTCAAGGAAAACATCTCCATAAAGGACATCCTTGTTCCACTTTATGTTGTAGACATTATCAATATCCTGGAGATACATGGCAATCCTCTCGGTGCCGTAAGTAATCTCAACTGTTATGGGTGAAAGGTTGATCCCTCCACACTGCTGAAAATAGGTAAACTGGGTAATCTCCATGCCGTCGAGCCACACTTCCCACCCAAGCCCCCATGCCCCGAGCGTCGGGGATTCCCAATCGTCCTCCACAAACCTGATATCGTGATACGATGTGTCGATGCCAAGGCTTCTCAGACTGTCAATATAGATTT encodes:
- a CDS encoding epoxyqueuosine reductase QueH, whose translation is MEGSAKKVLLHICCAPCSIYTLKRLRAEGAEVSGYFYNPNIHPYTEFLKRLQTLKNYAGISLLPLTVDKSYDLETFLKGALEYGKDRCLFCYRMRLEKTFQKGAGEGFDAVTTTLLYSRYQRHDDIKAIGEELSGSYGIEFLYEDFRKGWKEGVEESKRLNMYRQQYCGCIFSERDRFERG
- a CDS encoding glycine--tRNA ligase subunit alpha; translated protein: MYFQDLIFELQRFWAAKGCIVQQPYDMEVGAGTFHPTTFLRSLGPEPWNTAYVQPSRRPTDGRYGENPNRLQHYYQFQVIMKPSPKDIQEIYIDSLRSLGIDTSYHDIRFVEDDWESPTLGAWGLGWEVWLDGMEITQFTYFQQCGGINLSPITVEITYGTERIAMYLQDIDNVYNIKWNKDVLYGDVFLEPEREYSTYNFEESDPAMLRQFFDMYEHEGEKLAKGRGLIFPSYDYCLKCSHVFNLLDARGAISVTERANYIGRVRNLAKMCAELYIKKREEMGFPLLKSNKE
- the ppdK gene encoding pyruvate, phosphate dikinase is translated as MAKTKHVYFFGGKKAEAGEKLRNLVGGKGAGLADMVNLGIPVPPGFTITTEACVYFYQNGMTFPDGLREQVVEDMKKVEKVMEMDFGDQKNPLLFSVRSGARVSMPGMMDTVLNLGLNDKTVKGLAKLTKNERFAYDCYRRFVQMYGDVVLGLKPESKDERDPFEEVIEAKKKEKKVKFDTELMVEDLKDLVARFKKLIKTKLKVDFPEDPWEQLWGAIGAVFKSWNTERAIAYRELNGIPDTWGTAVNVQCMVFGNMGEGSGTGVAFTRSPATGENEFYGEYLLNAQGEDVVSGIRTPLPINKKQKTDKSVKSLEEVMPDIYDQLIEIRGRLEKNYREMQDVEFTIQKGKLWMLQTRNGKRTAFAEFKIAIDMVKEGLITKEEALMRVKPDQLSQLMRPIFDPKDTEKALKAGNMVAKGLNAGPGAATGKVVFNAEDAEAWAGRGEEVILVRIETSPEDLRGMNAAQGILTSTGGVSSHAALVARQMGKVCVAGCGELDIDYKKKTIKTKGKTIKEGDYISIDGTTGEVFAGRIKTIPSEILRVLVDKTLKPKDSPIYKDFELLMKWADSVRRLGIRTNADEPKQAEIAVAFGAEGIGLCRTEHMFFEGERIDAVREMIVADDLEGRKKALNKILPMQKEDFIGLFKVMNGRPVTIRTLDPPLHEFLPHTEKEIKTLAKKSGTPYETLVAKIQSLHEANPMLGHRGCRLGIVFPEITEMQARAIFEAACEVKMAGINVKPEVMIPLVGYVSELALQKEVVERVAKEVMEKCGVKLDYMVGTMIEVPRAVVAAGEIAKVAEFFSFGTNDLTQTTMGMSRDDAVKFLRYYIEHDVIPYDPFQRIDEDGVGELMKMAVERGRKTRKGLKIGICGEHGGEPNSVEFCHRIGLDYVSCSPYRVTVAKLAAARAAIKDKK
- the glyS gene encoding glycine--tRNA ligase subunit beta; this translates as MSDLLLEIGTEEIPARFIEPEKEGLLKLLQDGFNNLRVSYGNIEILATPRRMAAFVYDVAEKQEESVTIKFGPPYNRAFDESGNPTKAATGFARSQGVNVEDLKKGVKDGVEFITVEKVETGRPTKDMLPGLFQDAISRIPFQKRMRWGSESFEYARPIQWLLALFGEAPIKFIVADVKSGNVTYGHRFLSKGPVGIGNPSEYIEKLKNNHIIVNEQERMDIILKGIAGIEEETGGQAIRDNSLIKEILYITEYPYPLRGSFEEVFLAIPKEVLVNVMKSHQRYIPIEDKNGNLMPYFIFFANTIPAEDKNVVKGNEKVLRARLADARFFFEEDKKVKLYDLYEKLSSIVFHVKLGTLKQKTDRVTKIARHLSAVLNFEGTAHIERATRMMKADLLTHMVGEFPELQGIMGRIYAKNQGEDDNVARAIEEHYLPSGGNGALPQSPLGALVSIADKIDSLTSFFSVGITPTGNLDPFALRRQALGIIKIAIDKKLHIPMEALIKIAYDSGDGIQKRLSFEETRDALFDFFITRFKFAMIEENHNQEFVESVLPCVAQDIYDGYVRLITLETQQSIEDFKKLMVGFKRAYNITKSLTEDLAIDTSLLEEKEEKTLFNLYESKKEAFFSSMNERKYDHSLSVLVGFKESIDNYFDKVFVMDKDEAIKNNRLALLKKIKDMFLTYGDFSKIRIE